In one Musa acuminata AAA Group cultivar baxijiao chromosome BXJ2-5, Cavendish_Baxijiao_AAA, whole genome shotgun sequence genomic region, the following are encoded:
- the LOC135612126 gene encoding patatin-like protein 6 translates to MGREGGEGVPVADEMMVTMRLVKKKKKKKKKMGGGVENKEGKGEEEEEEPSIHTDKLSYEMFSVMEDKFLFGCDDHELWVPKAPPLPSPVKSQRGKVCVLCIDGGGGGGMRGILSGKALAYLEQAIRSQSGNTDARISDYFDVAAGTGVGGVFAAMLFATRDGARPIFHADDTWRLLADHGKILFPKDSPYACSSSRSFFRRIFRGGEEGRTAAAATAAMEKVMKQAFGERLTLRDTVKPVLIPCYDLRSSAPLVFSRADALESESFDFRLWEACRATCAEPGPFEPAEIRSVDRATACVGIDGGLAMSNPAAAAITHVLHNKKEFPFVRGVEDIMVLSLGCGASTVPELERLRRWSAKEWARPVARIAADSAADLVDQAVALAFGQCRSSNYVRIQANPSSMGRGGVDVDCDPSPANAKVLLEAAEEMLKQQNVESVLFSGRRIGEQTNMERLDWFAGELELEHRRRSCRVAPSIAFKQAASTST, encoded by the exons ATGGGGAGAGAAGGGGGAGAGGGGGTGCCCGTTGCCGACGAGATGATGGTCACAATGCGcctggtgaagaagaagaagaagaagaagaagaagatgggcgGTGGCGTCGAGAACAAGGAAGGcaaaggggaggaggaagaggaggagccgAGCATCCACACCGACAAGCTTAGCTACGAGATGTTCTCCGTCATGGAGGACAAGTTCCTCTTTGGCTGCGACGACCACGAGCTCTGGGTCCCAAAGGCGCCTCCTTTGCCTTCCCCCGTCAAGAGCCAGAGGGGCAAGGTCTGCGTGCTCTGCATcgacggtggcggcggcggtgggatGCGCGGCATCCTGTCAGGGAAGGCCCTTGCGTACCTTGAGCAGGCCATCAGGTCCCAGTCCGGCAACACCGACGCTCGGATTTCCGATTACTTCGACGTCGCAGCCGGTACCGGCGTCGGAGGCGTCTTCGCTGCCATGCTCTTCGCTACCCGCGACGGCGCCCGCCCGATCTTCCACGCCGACGATACCTGGCGTTTGCTAGCCGACCATGGCAAAATCCTCTTCCCAAAGGATTCGCCTTATGCCTGCTCGTCCTCCCGTAGCTTCTTCCGCCGCATCTTCCGAGGCGGGGAAGAAGGGAGAACCGCTGCGGCGGCGACAGCAGCGATGGAGAAGGTCATGAAGCAGGCGTTCGGGGAGAGATTGACGCTGCGCGACACGGTGAAACCGGTGCTTATCCCATGCTACGACCTGCGCAGCTCCGCGCCGCTCGTGTTTTCGCGCGCAGACGCATTGGAAAGCGAGAGCTTCGACTTCCGGCTGTGGGAAGCGTGCCGGGCGACGTGCGCGGAGCCGGGCCCGTTCGAGCCAGCGGAGATACGGTCGGTGGACCGCGCCACCGCCTGCGTCGGCATCGACGGCGGTCTAGCGATGAGCAACCCGGCGGCAGCGGCCATCACCCACGTCCTCCACAACAAGAAGGAGTTCCCCTTCGTCCGAGGCGTCGAGGACATCATGGTCCTCTCCCTCGGCTGCGGTGCCTCCACCGTGCCGGAACTGGAGCGGTTGCGGCGGTGGAGCGCCAAGGAGTGGGCCCGGCCAGTCGCCCGGATCGCTGCCGACAGCGCCGCCGACCTGGTGGACCAAGCCGTGGCGCTCGCCTTCGGCCAGTGCAGGAGCTCCAACTACGTGCGCATTCAG GCGAACCCTTCAAGCATGGGGAGAGGTGGTGTGGACGTGGACTGCGATCCGAGCCCTGCAAATGCGAAGGTATTGTTGGAGGCAGCTGAAGAGATGCTGAAGCAGCAGAACGTGGAGTCGGTGCTGTTTAGTGGCAGGAGGATCGGAGAGCAAACCAACATGGAAAGGCTGGATTGGTTTGCAGGGGAGCTCGAGCTGGAGCACCGCCGGCGGAGCTGCAGAGTAGCTCCCAGCATCGCATTCAAGCAAGCAGCTTCCACGTCCACCTAG